In the Deinococcus apachensis DSM 19763 genome, one interval contains:
- a CDS encoding ATP-binding protein has translation MSAQSTVRVAVLGTPTWLGGSSSPRPLDRKTAAVLAFLALTGGGTRSRVAGLLWPDSRESTARNNLVQLLRKLRLTVGEDLVVGADVVRLSQNARVDALDLRELFLLGHHAAFLEGGGEVLGGYVYGDCPEFDDWLRGERARWRGWRREALAALSAREEERGAYEEALGWAEGLLVEDATSEEAFVRLLRLQYLVGDREGALHTFARCEDMLRREHRAAPLPTTLDLVNTIRLGSTLPPAAPRPQRVIPPAVLCPPVLAGREREWAVMEEAWARGQGIILSGDPGVGKTRLMREFAASKGRWFHLDGRPGDTSVPYGTYARVWRGLLRGRPDLELPDWVREPFSLLLPELWPTRPPPLTSPADKERLFAATGELAFRISQGMTCVIADDTQYYDAASMELGASIAARFVPFDPNGGVVPMLTAHRRGQLPPAVEGHLRGMVAAGLGVWIDVEPLDEEAATRLLVSLKLPEVQRHAPRLARSSGGNPLFLLEAVKHLLEDQARPAGEEVPPVPEKVHALITERLRRLSPRALLLAQAASVLQSEFDLDLVAAVLDAPLLDVLPAWQELERTQVLAGGRFSHDLVYESVRAAMSVSVRQALHRSAARVLERQGGNPARIARHWLEGGDPGRAVPGLRAAAGAACAALRFVEAAEALEQAATILEANGELDAAFGVWASLIRDVLRPGVLDERHETALRRLADVARTPEQQALVERCLEERRSADTRAQAVS, from the coding sequence GTGTCTGCACAGTCCACCGTGCGTGTCGCCGTTCTGGGCACGCCCACCTGGCTCGGGGGGAGCAGTTCCCCCAGGCCACTCGACCGCAAGACCGCGGCAGTCCTCGCGTTCCTCGCCCTGACCGGCGGCGGCACCCGCTCGCGCGTCGCGGGCCTGCTCTGGCCGGACTCGCGGGAGAGCACGGCCCGCAACAACCTCGTGCAGTTGCTGCGCAAGTTGCGCCTGACGGTCGGGGAGGACCTCGTCGTCGGCGCCGACGTCGTGCGCCTCTCGCAGAACGCGCGCGTGGACGCGCTCGACCTGCGGGAATTGTTCCTGCTGGGGCACCACGCGGCCTTTCTTGAGGGGGGCGGCGAGGTGCTGGGGGGGTACGTGTACGGCGACTGCCCGGAGTTCGACGACTGGTTGCGGGGGGAGCGCGCGCGGTGGCGGGGGTGGCGCCGCGAGGCGCTGGCCGCCCTGAGTGCCCGGGAGGAGGAGCGGGGCGCGTATGAGGAGGCGCTGGGGTGGGCCGAGGGGCTGCTGGTGGAGGACGCGACCTCCGAGGAGGCTTTCGTTCGCCTCCTGAGGCTGCAATACCTGGTGGGGGACCGGGAAGGTGCCTTGCACACCTTTGCCCGCTGTGAGGACATGCTCCGGCGCGAGCACCGGGCGGCGCCGCTCCCCACCACCCTCGACCTCGTGAACACCATCCGGCTCGGCAGCACCCTACCCCCCGCTGCCCCACGGCCGCAGCGCGTCATTCCCCCCGCCGTCCTGTGCCCGCCCGTGCTGGCAGGACGTGAGCGAGAGTGGGCCGTGATGGAGGAGGCCTGGGCGCGGGGGCAGGGCATCATCCTGAGCGGGGACCCGGGGGTCGGCAAGACCCGCCTGATGCGGGAATTCGCGGCGAGCAAGGGGCGCTGGTTCCACCTCGACGGGCGGCCTGGGGACACGTCCGTCCCCTACGGCACGTACGCCCGGGTGTGGCGCGGCCTGCTGCGCGGCCGTCCTGACCTGGAGCTCCCCGACTGGGTCCGAGAGCCGTTCTCGCTCCTCCTGCCCGAGCTGTGGCCGACGAGGCCCCCCCCGCTCACGTCCCCCGCCGACAAGGAGCGCCTGTTCGCGGCGACGGGGGAACTCGCCTTCCGCATCAGCCAGGGCATGACCTGCGTGATCGCGGACGACACGCAGTACTACGACGCGGCGAGCATGGAGCTGGGGGCGTCCATCGCTGCCCGGTTCGTGCCCTTCGATCCGAACGGGGGCGTCGTGCCGATGCTTACCGCCCACCGACGCGGCCAGTTGCCGCCCGCCGTGGAGGGCCATCTCCGGGGCATGGTGGCGGCGGGCCTCGGCGTGTGGATCGACGTGGAGCCGCTCGACGAGGAGGCCGCGACGCGCCTCCTCGTCAGCCTGAAGCTGCCCGAGGTCCAGCGGCACGCGCCCCGACTCGCCCGCTCCAGCGGCGGGAATCCGCTCTTTCTGCTGGAGGCCGTGAAACACCTGCTCGAGGACCAGGCCCGGCCCGCTGGAGAGGAGGTCCCCCCGGTCCCCGAGAAAGTCCACGCGCTCATCACGGAACGGCTGCGGCGCCTCTCGCCCAGGGCCCTGCTGCTCGCACAGGCCGCCTCGGTCCTGCAAAGTGAGTTCGACCTCGATCTCGTCGCCGCCGTGCTGGACGCGCCGCTGCTCGACGTGCTGCCTGCCTGGCAAGAACTCGAGCGGACCCAGGTGCTCGCGGGGGGACGCTTCAGCCACGACTTGGTGTACGAAAGCGTGCGCGCAGCCATGTCGGTCAGCGTGCGGCAGGCCCTGCACCGCAGCGCGGCGCGCGTGCTGGAGCGCCAGGGAGGCAACCCGGCCCGCATCGCGCGGCACTGGCTCGAAGGCGGCGACCCGGGCCGCGCCGTCCCGGGGCTGCGGGCGGCGGCGGGGGCAGCGTGCGCTGCCCTCCGCTTCGTGGAAGCCGCCGAGGCCCTCGAGCAGGCGGCGACCATCCTGGAGGCGAACGGCGAACTCGACGCGGCCTTCGGCGTGTGGGCGAGCCTGATCCGGGACGTGCTGCGCCCCGGGGTGCTGGACGAACGGCACGAGACGGCCCTCCGCCGCCTGGCCGATGTCGCCCGCACGCCCGAGCAACAGGCCCTGGTCGAGCGGTGCCTGGAAGAGCGACGTTCGGCGGACACCCGGGCGCAGGCCGTCAGCTGA
- a CDS encoding CHAD domain-containing protein has product MRGRDAAGRHLQSALEALQAPAAEIQTFQLEWQQARDHTLADVAFPKLPPEMERPKRWKARVWEALTSDAEELQREASVVLTSENVDRWNEWRKHLKRYRYTLELLEDAPQPLLDVLEALGRMQDAQELLTREVWLPAYIAALIEWRGRRSTARRNRCGRNGPPWPSI; this is encoded by the coding sequence GTGCGGGGCCGCGACGCGGCGGGACGGCATCTGCAGTCCGCCCTGGAAGCGTTGCAGGCGCCCGCCGCGGAGATCCAGACGTTCCAGTTGGAGTGGCAGCAGGCGCGGGACCACACCCTGGCGGACGTGGCGTTCCCGAAACTGCCCCCGGAGATGGAGCGCCCGAAGCGCTGGAAAGCCCGAGTCTGGGAGGCACTGACGAGTGACGCGGAGGAATTGCAGCGGGAAGCGTCGGTGGTGTTGACCTCGGAGAACGTGGACCGCTGGAACGAGTGGCGCAAGCACCTCAAGCGCTACCGCTATACGCTGGAGCTGCTCGAGGACGCGCCGCAGCCCCTGTTGGACGTGCTGGAGGCCCTGGGGCGGATGCAGGACGCGCAGGAGTTGCTCACGCGAGAGGTCTGGCTGCCCGCGTACATCGCGGCGTTGATCGAATGGAGGGGGCGGCGCAGCACGGCGCGCAGGAACAGGTGCGGGCGCAATGGCCCGCCTTGGCCGAGCATCTGA
- a CDS encoding GIY-YIG nuclease family protein yields MTLESDTLRKRALFETWMAEHEQFSTPLTAQGEPIHRKAVLSRIATLMERQGAPEYVYVLTEGRSDKAIPAYVGKARSPVSRWNQHLTGLAKGNGSYLRWRTRLLHEGQDSVQFDLQLHLLIPGLFETRPWVEGPSWPEAREREAHWASQT; encoded by the coding sequence ATGACCCTCGAAAGCGACACCCTACGCAAGCGGGCGCTCTTCGAGACGTGGATGGCAGAGCATGAGCAGTTCAGCACCCCCCTCACCGCTCAAGGGGAGCCGATCCACCGCAAAGCCGTCTTGTCTCGAATCGCCACGCTGATGGAGCGGCAGGGTGCGCCCGAGTACGTGTACGTCCTAACTGAAGGCCGCTCGGATAAGGCGATCCCTGCTTACGTCGGGAAGGCCCGTTCCCCTGTCTCCCGCTGGAACCAGCACCTCACGGGCCTGGCTAAGGGCAACGGGAGTTACTTGCGGTGGCGGACAAGATTGCTGCACGAGGGGCAGGACAGCGTGCAATTTGACCTCCAGCTGCACTTATTGATTCCGGGCTTGTTTGAGACGCGACCCTGGGTTGAGGGTCCCTCCTGGCCGGAAGCACGGGAGCGAGAAGCGCACTGGGCGTCCCAAACCTAA
- a CDS encoding carboxypeptidase-like regulatory domain-containing protein, producing MPARVPDTRAAEGATMPRPIQTFPLALSVLSLGALGLGASTKLTPNTVSGRVVDERGKPVPGVRIIIEPAMFRGTITTTTNAQGRYQSIELNPATNPYYVYAYKEVKYHDRRYCLRMAGDPEPYQEAFNAKAGAARNFVWRIRGESDSPSSSYGGDTWGGTLSFERIDTNDDLAVDRDATVEVTLVPEGPLIDGSKGSVVKRTVQVSKGLGDVPVGAYKLSVALKNADGTKTPLLAGTSPREERLGNTTTVLFDGFDTCGHSGTFKQTPIWLAKP from the coding sequence ATGCCCGCCCGTGTACCCGACACCCGGGCGGCCGAAGGAGCAACCATGCCACGACCCATCCAGACCTTTCCCCTCGCCCTCTCCGTCCTGTCCCTCGGCGCGCTGGGTTTGGGCGCGTCCACCAAACTTACCCCGAACACCGTCAGCGGGCGGGTGGTCGACGAGCGCGGCAAGCCCGTGCCAGGCGTCAGGATCATCATCGAACCCGCGATGTTTCGCGGCACGATCACGACGACCACGAACGCGCAGGGCCGCTACCAGTCGATCGAGCTCAATCCCGCCACGAACCCGTACTACGTGTACGCTTACAAGGAGGTGAAGTACCACGATCGGCGGTACTGCCTGCGCATGGCGGGCGATCCCGAACCGTATCAGGAGGCGTTCAACGCCAAGGCGGGTGCGGCGCGCAACTTCGTGTGGCGAATTCGCGGCGAGTCCGACTCGCCGTCGTCAAGCTACGGGGGCGACACCTGGGGCGGCACGCTGAGCTTCGAACGCATCGACACGAACGACGACCTGGCCGTCGACCGCGACGCGACCGTCGAGGTGACGCTCGTGCCCGAGGGGCCGCTCATCGACGGCAGCAAGGGCAGCGTCGTCAAGCGCACGGTGCAAGTCTCCAAGGGCTTGGGCGACGTTCCTGTGGGCGCCTACAAGCTCTCGGTGGCCTTGAAGAACGCGGACGGCACGAAGACACCCCTTCTGGCCGGGACAAGCCCCCGCGAGGAGCGGCTTGGAAACACCACGACCGTCCTCTTCGACGGCTTCGACACCTGCGGACACAGCGGCACGTTCAAGCAAACGCCGATCTGGCTGGCCAAACCGTGA
- a CDS encoding carboxypeptidase-like regulatory domain-containing protein: MNDTRKWMRRAMKASGAVAVSLILSVGSTASQQSASPRANTISPEANFAKGVVTDARGRPLVGAKIVVGSTVYYNSNIRGGTNAKGEYRVRLTPQDSWRAYASIERSYHGRTYVLDLHPVAYNTFSSAEGGVQNFVWKLSGDKEGAKHGTYGGAVLAIPVEKDFDTIIEARFVELTLRPVGPLIDGSPGSVVTKLVRPSPNGTGVFDVPLGQYRVTARYVAPERSPVDMLVRAAGTEAWNKEVVRDFEPARSGAGTYEIRLDVTLP; encoded by the coding sequence ATGAACGACACGAGGAAGTGGATGAGGCGGGCTATGAAGGCGAGCGGCGCCGTGGCCGTGTCGTTGATCCTGAGCGTGGGCAGCACCGCTTCTCAACAGAGCGCTTCGCCACGCGCCAACACGATCTCTCCAGAAGCGAACTTCGCGAAGGGCGTCGTGACGGACGCAAGAGGCCGACCTCTGGTGGGCGCGAAGATCGTCGTGGGCAGCACCGTGTACTACAACAGCAACATCCGGGGCGGCACGAACGCCAAAGGTGAGTACCGAGTGCGCCTCACGCCGCAGGACTCGTGGCGAGCGTACGCCTCGATCGAGCGTTCCTACCACGGACGAACGTACGTCCTGGACCTGCACCCTGTGGCATACAATACGTTTTCGAGCGCTGAGGGCGGCGTGCAGAACTTCGTGTGGAAGCTCTCGGGCGACAAGGAGGGCGCGAAACACGGCACGTACGGCGGAGCGGTGCTCGCGATCCCGGTCGAGAAGGACTTCGACACGATCATCGAAGCGCGCTTCGTGGAGTTGACCTTGCGCCCGGTCGGACCGCTCATCGACGGCAGTCCAGGCAGCGTCGTCACGAAGTTGGTGCGCCCGTCCCCCAACGGGACAGGCGTATTCGACGTGCCGCTCGGACAGTACCGCGTCACGGCGCGCTACGTCGCTCCTGAACGTTCGCCCGTCGACATGCTGGTGAGAGCGGCAGGCACGGAAGCGTGGAACAAGGAAGTCGTGCGCGACTTCGAGCCTGCGCGGTCGGGAGCGGGCACCTACGAAATTCGCCTTGACGTCACCCTGCCTTGA
- a CDS encoding ATP-binding protein has translation MFTASPWQVEVLGTPRLPRLTKEVVLLDRKTGALLAYLALEGPTSRAKLAVMLWPDSKESTARNNLAQTLRKLRLVSGENLIVGRDELRLAEGVSVDAPAVRDLYGQDQHEAFVAQYAEVLGHFDYDDCPELEEWLLGERERWQQWQRTALRALAMDAEAANDLGGALAWAQQLLEVDPVSEETFALVMRLHFALGDRPRALETLKACEDMLAREFGVTPAEGTLALARLIRGGAPPSGDHSSRGPQIPLSVLRPPVLVGREREWALMEEAWAKGQGVCLVGEAGVGKSRLVQEFARVHGGDFYFECRPGDEGVVYGTTVRMLRKILRRYPHLTFEPWVTQQLALILPEFGTPPASLTTEADKVRFYQALTEVVRAAIHAGMTVLAYDDTHHFDNGSAEAQLFMWGALGWGDVDAPFRIVFNSRPQEYTSLAARALRDLVQTGRVLVIELEPLAPTVVERLVASMNVPHLAALTPALQRYTGGNPQFLLETVKHLIETGQVERGFPERLPPPQPVGAVVAQRLARLSPTALHAAQAAATMQSDFTLELVSEVLRSPLLEVLPAWQELERAQMVAEGRFSHDLVYEAVEANMPPGVSTALHRSAARVLEEHGFPPARVAGHWLRGGEPLRAVPKLREAAEQARATFRFVEAANLYEQAASLLEAHGDVDAAFDARLLLTRDFLKEFDLGERYGASLARLFALAHTEGQRARAWHCQGLLHSRRSELDLAREAAREGWTHAERSGDLTVQAELSQMLGIVSLQLGQLEEAATALRRAAALNERLGLVTGQLSALQNLGVVLGKLGRYTEAARHFEALAEQGERAGRPVIQVHALTNLALALARVGRKREAQAPAARALALIERMQGRAMNRVLLLVVQGELARDLGRYAEALDALERAREASEAYDHFAWPLVLRQTAAVYAALGVPDRAGELARDALRFPQASPAEQAGALLALASLDAERGQDTSAALGELEPLLAHLGPDETLKLDLVRLQGADDPDLGASERLLERLHALEARDLLIVAQMHHARLLVRAGRAEDALGHSFTAVRLLEQYEPLEWPRDRILALHAAVLATAGHPEAREAARRAVEAARGTAAAHVPLKHREAYLAAVLRDLPRQEATSTMFKSS, from the coding sequence GTGTTCACAGCGTCTCCCTGGCAGGTCGAAGTGCTTGGCACGCCCCGACTGCCGCGCTTGACCAAAGAGGTGGTGCTCCTCGACCGCAAGACGGGCGCCCTGCTCGCGTATCTTGCGCTGGAGGGACCGACGAGCCGTGCCAAGCTCGCCGTGATGCTCTGGCCGGACTCGAAGGAAAGCACGGCGCGCAACAACCTCGCGCAGACCCTGCGTAAGCTGCGGCTGGTATCCGGTGAGAACCTGATCGTCGGCCGGGACGAACTGCGCCTGGCTGAGGGCGTGTCCGTCGACGCGCCCGCCGTGCGCGACCTCTACGGGCAGGACCAGCACGAGGCGTTCGTGGCCCAGTACGCGGAGGTCCTGGGGCATTTCGACTACGACGACTGCCCGGAGCTCGAGGAGTGGTTGCTGGGGGAGCGGGAGCGCTGGCAGCAGTGGCAGCGCACGGCGTTGCGGGCGTTGGCGATGGACGCCGAGGCAGCGAACGACCTTGGGGGGGCGCTCGCGTGGGCGCAACAGCTCCTCGAGGTGGACCCGGTGTCCGAGGAGACCTTCGCGCTCGTGATGCGCCTGCACTTCGCCCTGGGGGACCGGCCGCGCGCGCTCGAGACGCTCAAGGCCTGCGAGGACATGCTGGCCCGGGAGTTCGGCGTCACGCCCGCGGAAGGCACCCTGGCCCTGGCGCGCCTCATCCGTGGCGGAGCCCCGCCATCCGGAGACCATTCCTCGCGCGGCCCGCAAATTCCGCTGTCCGTGCTGCGCCCGCCGGTCCTCGTCGGACGTGAGCGCGAGTGGGCCCTCATGGAGGAGGCGTGGGCGAAAGGCCAGGGGGTGTGCCTGGTAGGCGAGGCGGGGGTCGGCAAGTCCCGCCTCGTGCAGGAGTTCGCGCGCGTGCATGGGGGCGACTTCTACTTCGAGTGCCGCCCCGGCGACGAGGGCGTGGTGTACGGCACGACGGTGCGGATGCTGCGCAAGATTCTTCGGAGATACCCGCACCTGACCTTCGAGCCCTGGGTCACGCAGCAACTCGCTCTGATCCTGCCGGAATTCGGCACGCCACCCGCGTCCCTCACCACCGAGGCCGACAAGGTGCGCTTCTACCAGGCCCTCACGGAGGTCGTGCGCGCCGCCATCCATGCGGGCATGACGGTGCTGGCGTACGACGACACGCACCACTTCGACAACGGCAGCGCCGAGGCTCAACTGTTCATGTGGGGCGCTCTCGGCTGGGGGGACGTGGACGCGCCGTTTCGCATCGTGTTCAACTCGCGCCCCCAGGAGTACACGTCGCTCGCCGCGCGGGCCCTGCGGGACCTCGTGCAGACGGGACGCGTGCTCGTCATCGAACTCGAACCGCTCGCCCCCACGGTGGTAGAGCGTCTGGTCGCCAGCATGAACGTGCCGCACCTCGCGGCGCTCACGCCCGCCCTGCAACGCTACACAGGCGGCAACCCCCAGTTCCTGCTCGAAACGGTGAAGCACCTCATCGAAACGGGCCAGGTCGAGCGCGGCTTTCCCGAGCGGCTCCCGCCCCCGCAGCCCGTCGGGGCGGTCGTGGCGCAGCGGCTGGCCCGCCTGTCGCCGACCGCACTGCACGCGGCGCAGGCGGCGGCGACCATGCAAAGCGACTTCACCCTCGAGCTCGTCTCGGAGGTGTTGCGGTCTCCCCTGCTCGAAGTGCTCCCCGCGTGGCAGGAACTCGAGCGGGCCCAGATGGTCGCGGAAGGCCGCTTCAGCCACGACCTGGTGTATGAGGCGGTCGAGGCGAACATGCCCCCGGGGGTGAGCACGGCGCTTCACCGCAGCGCCGCCCGGGTGCTGGAAGAGCACGGCTTTCCCCCGGCGCGGGTGGCGGGGCACTGGCTGCGGGGGGGCGAGCCGCTGCGCGCCGTGCCGAAGCTGCGGGAGGCGGCCGAGCAGGCGCGGGCCACGTTCCGCTTCGTGGAGGCAGCGAACCTGTACGAGCAGGCCGCCTCGCTGCTCGAGGCGCACGGCGACGTGGACGCGGCGTTCGACGCCCGGCTGCTGCTGACGCGCGACTTCCTCAAGGAGTTCGACCTCGGCGAGCGGTACGGAGCGTCCCTGGCGCGCCTGTTCGCCCTCGCCCACACCGAAGGGCAACGCGCGCGGGCGTGGCATTGCCAGGGGTTGCTGCACAGCCGCCGCTCCGAGCTGGACCTGGCCCGGGAGGCGGCCCGCGAGGGCTGGACGCACGCCGAGCGGAGCGGCGACCTCACCGTGCAGGCCGAACTGTCGCAGATGCTGGGAATCGTCTCGCTGCAACTCGGGCAGCTCGAGGAGGCGGCCACGGCGCTTCGCCGCGCGGCAGCCCTCAACGAACGCCTCGGACTGGTCACGGGGCAGCTCTCGGCGCTGCAAAACCTCGGCGTGGTGCTCGGCAAGCTCGGCCGCTACACGGAGGCAGCGCGCCACTTCGAGGCGCTCGCCGAGCAGGGAGAGCGCGCGGGGCGGCCGGTCATTCAGGTCCACGCGCTCACCAATCTCGCGCTCGCCCTGGCCCGAGTGGGGCGCAAGCGGGAAGCGCAGGCACCCGCCGCGCGGGCCCTCGCGCTGATCGAGCGGATGCAGGGCCGGGCGATGAACCGCGTGCTCCTGCTCGTGGTGCAGGGGGAACTCGCGCGGGACCTTGGGCGGTACGCCGAGGCGCTGGACGCGCTGGAACGGGCGCGTGAGGCGAGCGAGGCGTACGACCACTTCGCCTGGCCGCTCGTGCTGCGGCAGACGGCCGCTGTGTATGCGGCGCTTGGCGTCCCCGACCGCGCCGGGGAACTGGCGCGCGACGCCCTGCGCTTTCCCCAGGCGTCGCCCGCCGAGCAGGCGGGGGCGCTGCTGGCGCTCGCGTCCCTCGACGCGGAGCGTGGGCAGGACACGTCGGCCGCCCTGGGCGAACTCGAACCCCTGCTCGCCCACCTCGGGCCGGACGAGACCCTGAAACTCGACCTCGTGCGGCTCCAGGGGGCGGACGATCCCGATCTCGGGGCCAGCGAGCGCCTTCTCGAACGCTTGCATGCCCTCGAAGCCCGGGACCTGCTGATCGTGGCCCAGATGCACCACGCCCGCCTGCTCGTGAGGGCGGGGCGAGCGGAGGACGCCCTGGGCCACTCGTTCACGGCGGTCCGGCTGCTCGAACAGTACGAGCCTCTGGAGTGGCCGCGGGACCGGATTCTCGCGCTGCACGCCGCCGTCCTCGCCACCGCCGGTCACCCGGAGGCCCGTGAGGCGGCGCGGCGAGCCGTGGAGGCGGCCCGGGGCACGGCCGCCGCCCACGTCCCGCTCAAGCACCGGGAGGCCTACCTCGCCGCCGTGCTGCGTGACCTGCCCCGGCAGGAGGCGACCAGCACGATGTTTAAGAGTTCGTAA
- a CDS encoding carboxypeptidase-like regulatory domain-containing protein, giving the protein MNRNALTALLGLTLSLVAQALPAASAPRTIKGTITAAGGHSLKDTVVIACPKGDCDSDDVKGAVIASGKARADFTITDLENVPYALYAVQDNDGDEDVSVGDWVDRNLLEEKEAALVKVGTANVKLELVEVKRAAAAPGTNTQPRSNTTKPAAPSATTAQRGFITGTVVNEQGVPLPGVEVVADNTLAYNSNLITRTDAQGRYKIDVRNAPVTFNVTASLTIKYDGYSARVDLVPQNPETVPGGVGGVRNFTFKPKPVTQQDPYGNLACVFVEREAGNFDIDPAQVILTLTPVGKLADGSTGKVRQTKLVMSGGGWVAANVMWGTYKVTGTMNGHPIELRRRIGGMDTYEWGMSYTGGFTRDYQSLQPNMFLEIRLPKN; this is encoded by the coding sequence ATGAACCGCAATGCCCTGACCGCCCTGCTCGGCCTCACCCTCTCACTGGTGGCCCAGGCCCTTCCCGCCGCCTCCGCCCCCCGCACCATCAAGGGGACAATCACGGCGGCGGGCGGACATTCGCTCAAGGACACAGTAGTGATCGCCTGTCCGAAGGGAGACTGTGACTCGGACGACGTGAAGGGTGCCGTGATTGCCAGCGGGAAGGCCAGGGCAGACTTCACCATCACGGACCTTGAGAACGTGCCCTATGCCCTCTACGCGGTGCAGGACAACGACGGGGATGAGGATGTGAGCGTGGGGGACTGGGTGGACCGCAACCTGCTGGAGGAAAAGGAAGCGGCACTCGTCAAAGTCGGCACGGCGAACGTGAAGCTCGAACTCGTGGAGGTGAAGAGGGCTGCCGCTGCGCCGGGCACCAACACCCAGCCTCGGTCTAACACCACGAAGCCTGCGGCCCCCAGCGCCACGACCGCTCAGCGAGGTTTCATCACTGGAACCGTCGTAAACGAGCAGGGGGTGCCACTGCCTGGTGTCGAAGTTGTCGCGGACAACACGCTCGCATACAATTCCAACCTCATCACCCGTACCGACGCGCAGGGCCGCTACAAGATCGACGTGCGCAATGCCCCCGTTACCTTCAACGTCACGGCCAGCCTGACCATCAAGTACGACGGCTACTCCGCCCGCGTCGACCTCGTGCCCCAGAATCCGGAGACCGTTCCCGGCGGTGTAGGCGGTGTGCGCAACTTCACCTTCAAGCCTAAACCGGTGACGCAGCAGGACCCTTACGGCAATCTCGCGTGCGTGTTTGTCGAGCGGGAAGCGGGCAACTTCGACATCGACCCTGCCCAGGTGATCCTGACGCTCACACCGGTTGGTAAGCTCGCGGATGGCTCGACTGGCAAGGTGCGCCAGACGAAGCTGGTCATGAGCGGTGGGGGCTGGGTCGCAGCCAACGTGATGTGGGGGACCTACAAGGTCACGGGCACCATGAACGGGCACCCCATCGAACTCCGCAGGCGCATCGGCGGGATGGATACCTACGAGTGGGGCATGAGCTACACCGGCGGCTTCACCCGCGACTACCAATCGCTCCAGCCCAACATGTTCCTGGAGATTCGTCTGCCCAAGAACTGA